The genomic stretch GAGATGGGCATCCGTCTCTTCAGACAAGCGCCGCGTGCCCCGGTCCAGGGCGTGCAGGTTGAGGTCCTGGCCGCGCTGGGCGTCCGCGTAGTAGGGGTCCGTGCCGTCCCCCAGCTGCCAGACGAAGCCCCGCCGGCGCAGGCGGGTGATGGCGTCCTTGGCCGCGTCCAGGGAGAGGCCCCAGGCGTCCAGCAGGCCGGCAAGGATGCTGTCATCCTTCTTCCGGCGCACGCTGGGCAGCATGCGCACGAGCCACGGTCCCAGGCGGCTCTCCATCAGAAGCTCCACTCGGTCTTGTCGATGGCCGGGGTCGCCGGTTCGGCCTCGCCCTCGGGTGCTTGCCGGCGGTCCTGGTAGCTGCGACCCTTCACCCGGTGGACCAGCGTGGCCACCGCGGCATCGATGTCCAGGTACTCGATGGGCGTGGCAGGCAGGTCGGCTTCAGGCGAGTCCACTATCACGTTGTAGACGCCGTCCACGGCCATGACTGCTGCCACGAGGCGTGCGCGAATGAGGCCCTCGCCCAGCTGCAGACTGTCCGAGTAGGTTTGCAGGGCCTGGCGCACAGCCGCATCCACGGTCGCCTCGTCTGCCGTGGCGAAGCGCCAGAGGGTGAGAGAGAGCGGAACCTTTGCCACCACGGCGCCTGTCACCGTCAATTGGGCAGTGAGGGGCTGCCGAGGGCGCACATAGGTGGCCACGTCAGAGAGAAGCTGGGGCGTGGGCACGCCGTCCGTGCCCAGGACGACGAGGCCCACGGTTCCCGGGCCGTAGGGCGCATCGTCCAGCACCATGGCGGCCTTCACGCCGGGCACGGAAAGGGCCCAGGCTTGGTAGGCGCCGCGCGTGCCGCCGACGCCCAGGGTGTCCCACTTGAGGATGGCGCGCTCGCGCAAGGCCCGGTCGGACTCAGGGTCCGCGCCCTCCTCCACCAGGTAGGAGAGCGCGCCCACGTCCTGGTTGATCACCGTCTCAATGCCCGAGACCGTCGTCACGATGAGGCTGATGGTCCCCGGGCCCACGTTGCCGATGGAGCCAGCCTCCTCGGCCGTGGCCGTCACCACCACACTTGTCTGGCCCGTGGCCAGGGTGAATGCTTCGTCCGTCACGAAGCGCAGGCTGCGGCCGCTCACGTCCTTGCGGCTGCGCACGATGGTGCCGGCGGGGATGAGCGTGTCCTGGGTGGCCGGGGCGCTGCGGCCGAACGTGAGGCGCACGCGGGCCTTCTTGGCAGAGAGGCGCCGAATGCCCACCTCGCGCACTTTCAGGTCCAGCCATGTGCCCTCGGCCGTCTGGATGAAGAGGGCGCTGGAGACTGTCCGGATGAGCTGGTAGAGGCCCGCGATGCCGGATGCCACCGCTTCCAGGATGCCGCGCAGGCCGGCGCCCACGTTGAGGTTTGTGAAGGGGGTCTTGGTCACGACGGCCTGCAAGAGGTCCGCCAACACTTCGTCGAAGGTCTTCATGCCAGGATCTCCCCCTGACTGACCGTGAAGCTCCCCGACAGCCCAAAGCCCCAGACCCATTCCTGCAAGAGGTCACTACCCACCTCGGCGAAGCGGATCCGGTAGACCTTCTCCTC from Candidatus Delongbacteria bacterium encodes the following:
- a CDS encoding baseplate J/gp47 family protein; translated protein: MKTFDEVLADLLQAVVTKTPFTNLNVGAGLRGILEAVASGIAGLYQLIRTVSSALFIQTAEGTWLDLKVREVGIRRLSAKKARVRLTFGRSAPATQDTLIPAGTIVRSRKDVSGRSLRFVTDEAFTLATGQTSVVVTATAEEAGSIGNVGPGTISLIVTTVSGIETVINQDVGALSYLVEEGADPESDRALRERAILKWDTLGVGGTRGAYQAWALSVPGVKAAMVLDDAPYGPGTVGLVVLGTDGVPTPQLLSDVATYVRPRQPLTAQLTVTGAVVAKVPLSLTLWRFATADEATVDAAVRQALQTYSDSLQLGEGLIRARLVAAVMAVDGVYNVIVDSPEADLPATPIEYLDIDAAVATLVHRVKGRSYQDRRQAPEGEAEPATPAIDKTEWSF